A section of the Papio anubis isolate 15944 chromosome 4, Panubis1.0, whole genome shotgun sequence genome encodes:
- the RBM48 gene encoding RNA-binding protein 48 isoform X1, with product MASSGGELGSLFDHHVQRAVCDTRAKYREGRRPRAVKVYTINLESQYLLIQGVPAVGVMKELVERFALYGAIEQYNALDEYPAEDFTEVYLIKFMNLQSARTAKRKMDEQSFFGGLLHVCYAPEFETVEETRKKLQVRKAYVVKTTENKDHYVTKKKLVTEHKDREDFRQDFHSEMSGFCKAALNTSAGNSNPYLPYSCELPLCYFSSKCMCSSGGHVDRASDSSKDGRNHHKTMGHYNHNDSLQKTQINTFKNSVAYPGAQKAITSSEAVDRFMPRTTQLQERKRRREDDRKLGTFLETNSGSNEVMIGPLLPDMSKVDMHDDSLNTTANLIRNKLKEVISSVPKRPEDKPEDVHTSHPLKQRRRI from the exons GTATATACAATCAATTTGGAATCTCAGTACTTATTAATACAAGGAGTTCCTGCTGTGGGAGTCATGAAGGAATTAGTTGAGCGATTCGCTTTATATGGTGCAATTGAACAGTACAATGCGCTAGATGAATACCCAGCAGAagactttactgaagtttatCTTATTAAATTTATGAACTTACAAAGTGCAAG GACAGCCAAGAGAAAAATGGATGAACAGAGTTTCTTCGGTGGATTGCTTCATGTGTGCTATGCGCCAGAATTTGAAACAGttgaagaaactagaaaaaaactacaagTGCGGAAGGCATATGTAGTAAAAACTACTGAAAATAAAG ACCATTACGTGACAAAGAAGAAATTGGTTACAGAGCATAAAGACAGAGAAGATTTTAGACAAGACTTCCACTCAGAGATGTCTGGATTTTGTAAAGCTGCTTTGAACACTTCTGCAGGGAACTCAAATCCTTATCTTCCGTATTCCTGTGAATTGCCTTTATGTTATTTCTCCTCAAAATGTATGTGTTCATCCGGGGGACATGTGGACAGAGCATCAGACTCCTCTAAGGATGGTAGAAATCATCATAAAACAATGGGGCATTATAACCACAATGACTCTTTGCAGAAAACACAGATAAACACTTTTAAGAACTCAGTGGCCTACCCTGGTGCGCAAAAGGCTATTACGTCTTCAGAGGCAGTTGACAGATTTATGCCTAGGACAACACAACTGCAGGAGcgcaaaagaagaagagaagatgaTCGTAAACTTGGAACTTTTCTTGAAACAAACTCAGGTAGTAATGAGGTTATGATTGGACCTCTGTTACCAGACATGTCTAAAGTGGATATGCACGATGACTCATTGAATACAACTGCGAATTTAATTCGGAATAAACTTAAAGAG gtaaTTTCATCTGTGCCAAAGCGTCCAGAGGACAAGCCAGAAGATGTACATACAAGTCATCcattaaaacaaagaagaagaatataG
- the RBM48 gene encoding RNA-binding protein 48 isoform X2, which translates to MKELVERFALYGAIEQYNALDEYPAEDFTEVYLIKFMNLQSARTAKRKMDEQSFFGGLLHVCYAPEFETVEETRKKLQVRKAYVVKTTENKDHYVTKKKLVTEHKDREDFRQDFHSEMSGFCKAALNTSAGNSNPYLPYSCELPLCYFSSKCMCSSGGHVDRASDSSKDGRNHHKTMGHYNHNDSLQKTQINTFKNSVAYPGAQKAITSSEAVDRFMPRTTQLQERKRRREDDRKLGTFLETNSGSNEVMIGPLLPDMSKVDMHDDSLNTTANLIRNKLKEVISSVPKRPEDKPEDVHTSHPLKQRRRI; encoded by the exons ATGAAGGAATTAGTTGAGCGATTCGCTTTATATGGTGCAATTGAACAGTACAATGCGCTAGATGAATACCCAGCAGAagactttactgaagtttatCTTATTAAATTTATGAACTTACAAAGTGCAAG GACAGCCAAGAGAAAAATGGATGAACAGAGTTTCTTCGGTGGATTGCTTCATGTGTGCTATGCGCCAGAATTTGAAACAGttgaagaaactagaaaaaaactacaagTGCGGAAGGCATATGTAGTAAAAACTACTGAAAATAAAG ACCATTACGTGACAAAGAAGAAATTGGTTACAGAGCATAAAGACAGAGAAGATTTTAGACAAGACTTCCACTCAGAGATGTCTGGATTTTGTAAAGCTGCTTTGAACACTTCTGCAGGGAACTCAAATCCTTATCTTCCGTATTCCTGTGAATTGCCTTTATGTTATTTCTCCTCAAAATGTATGTGTTCATCCGGGGGACATGTGGACAGAGCATCAGACTCCTCTAAGGATGGTAGAAATCATCATAAAACAATGGGGCATTATAACCACAATGACTCTTTGCAGAAAACACAGATAAACACTTTTAAGAACTCAGTGGCCTACCCTGGTGCGCAAAAGGCTATTACGTCTTCAGAGGCAGTTGACAGATTTATGCCTAGGACAACACAACTGCAGGAGcgcaaaagaagaagagaagatgaTCGTAAACTTGGAACTTTTCTTGAAACAAACTCAGGTAGTAATGAGGTTATGATTGGACCTCTGTTACCAGACATGTCTAAAGTGGATATGCACGATGACTCATTGAATACAACTGCGAATTTAATTCGGAATAAACTTAAAGAG gtaaTTTCATCTGTGCCAAAGCGTCCAGAGGACAAGCCAGAAGATGTACATACAAGTCATCcattaaaacaaagaagaagaatataG